In Sedimentibacter sp. MB31-C6, one genomic interval encodes:
- the cbiB gene encoding adenosylcobinamide-phosphate synthase CbiB: MISLGIGYILDLIFGDPQGFPHPIRLLGKTINSIEKRLRKNCDNQHSEIRAGIILWLIVVGISFIIPYVILFFVSEINIVAAIIIESIMNYYILATKSLKDESMKVYYTLKQNNIIESRRLLSYIVGRDTEDLDSQSIIKATVETIAENTSDGVIAPIIFILIGGAPLGFMYKAINTLDSMVGYKNEKYINIGRFSAIADDVVNYIPSRISANLMIIASYFLKIDYKNAYKIYKRDRFNHRSPNSAQTESVCAGALSIMLGGNNYYGGKLVSKPTIGDDIREIKTEDIKRANELMYATSLICLIIGLVIKIIL; the protein is encoded by the coding sequence ATGATTTCATTAGGAATAGGTTACATATTAGATTTAATTTTTGGAGATCCTCAAGGATTTCCGCATCCGATAAGACTATTAGGAAAAACAATTAATAGTATCGAAAAAAGGTTGAGAAAAAACTGTGATAATCAACATTCTGAAATAAGGGCTGGAATAATACTGTGGTTAATTGTTGTAGGGATATCATTTATTATACCTTACGTAATTTTATTTTTTGTATCAGAGATAAATATTGTTGCAGCAATAATAATAGAAAGCATAATGAACTACTATATTCTTGCAACTAAAAGTTTGAAAGATGAAAGTATGAAAGTTTATTATACGCTAAAGCAGAATAATATTATTGAATCTCGTAGATTGTTATCTTACATTGTGGGACGTGATACTGAAGATCTTGATTCACAATCAATAATAAAGGCGACTGTTGAAACAATTGCAGAAAATACATCAGATGGTGTTATTGCTCCAATAATATTTATTTTAATAGGAGGAGCACCTTTGGGATTTATGTATAAAGCAATAAATACTTTAGATTCCATGGTTGGATATAAAAATGAAAAGTATATTAACATAGGGAGATTTTCAGCTATTGCTGATGATGTTGTAAATTATATACCTTCAAGGATATCAGCTAATTTAATGATTATAGCATCTTATTTTTTAAAAATAGATTATAAAAATGCATATAAAATTTATAAAAGAGACAGATTTAATCATAGAAGTCCAAATTCAGCCCAGACAGAGTCAGTATGTGCTGGAGCATTAAGTATTATGCTTGGAGGAAACAACTACTATGGTGGGAAATTAGTATCTAAACCAACTATTGGCGACGATATAAGGGAAATTAAAACAGAAGATATAAAAAGGGCAAATGAGTTAATGTATGCAACATCATTAATTTGTCTGATAATAGGACTGGTAATTAAGATAATTCTATAA
- the cbiE gene encoding precorrin-6y C5,15-methyltransferase (decarboxylating) subunit CbiE, with protein MKKVCIVGYGIGNEDLLSKATIEAIESSDCIIGATRMINSFSNLNKQIFESINPEEIYRYILNSKHNKFSVLVSGDTGFYSLSKKLTDILTKNNIYVENISALSSLQYFCSKLNLSWEDIKYVSAHGRKINIISNVMFNKKVFILTGGDLKPNNICEILVSKNLGHLLVSVGENLSYNEERIVEDKASKIAKMQFGNLAVMIIHNDEALEKNLGLRSIKDLDFISGKVPMTKSEVRTVSISKLNLSNDSIVYDIGAGTGTVSIEIALKLYNGSIYSIEKNESAIELIKQNIKKFKAYNIELVNAAAPNGLINLPKPDCVFIGGSAGKLEEIIKVVLNKNPFVSIVINAISLQSLNEALKCMRKYKFVDVEIVNVSVSKSKKAGIHDMMIGQNPIYIISGKGKL; from the coding sequence ATGAAAAAAGTTTGCATTGTTGGATATGGGATTGGTAATGAAGATTTATTAAGTAAAGCAACTATAGAAGCTATAGAATCATCAGATTGTATTATTGGAGCAACAAGGATGATAAATAGCTTTTCTAATTTAAATAAACAAATTTTTGAAAGTATTAATCCAGAAGAAATATATAGATATATATTAAATAGTAAGCATAACAAGTTTAGTGTCTTAGTTTCAGGAGATACAGGATTTTATAGTCTTTCAAAAAAACTGACAGATATATTAACTAAGAATAATATTTATGTTGAAAATATATCAGCATTAAGTTCATTGCAGTATTTTTGTTCAAAGTTAAACTTGTCTTGGGAAGATATAAAATATGTTAGTGCCCATGGAAGAAAAATTAATATTATTTCAAATGTTATGTTTAATAAGAAAGTATTTATTTTAACAGGCGGAGATTTAAAACCTAATAATATATGTGAGATTCTTGTGTCTAAAAATTTAGGGCATCTTTTGGTAAGTGTTGGTGAAAATCTTTCATATAACGAAGAAAGAATTGTAGAAGATAAGGCATCAAAAATTGCTAAAATGCAATTTGGAAATCTTGCTGTAATGATTATACATAATGATGAAGCTTTAGAAAAGAATTTAGGATTACGCTCTATTAAGGATTTAGATTTTATCTCAGGCAAGGTTCCAATGACAAAATCTGAAGTTAGAACTGTTTCCATAAGTAAACTTAATTTGTCTAACGATTCAATTGTATATGATATTGGAGCAGGAACAGGTACTGTATCTATTGAAATTGCACTAAAACTATATAATGGCTCTATATATTCTATTGAAAAAAATGAAAGTGCAATAGAATTGATTAAACAAAATATTAAAAAGTTTAAAGCATATAATATTGAGTTAGTGAATGCTGCTGCACCAAATGGGTTAATTAACCTTCCAAAACCTGATTGTGTATTTATTGGAGGTAGTGCTGGAAAATTAGAAGAAATAATAAAAGTTGTATTAAATAAAAATCCCTTTGTAAGCATTGTAATAAATGCTATATCATTGCAAAGCTTAAATGAAGCATTAAAGTGTATGAGAAAGTATAAATTTGTTGATGTTGAAATAGTTAATGTATCAGTATCAAAGTCTAAAAAAGCAGGAATTCATGATATGATGATTGGTCAAAATCCAATATATATAATAAGTGGTAAAGGTAAATTATAG
- the cobK gene encoding precorrin-6A reductase, whose product MKNPRICIFGGTTEGRLFAKYLSQINLKADLFITTNYGQQFIENIKNIRIYQRRIDDKEMIYLFSNNKYDYVVDATHPFARIVTENLIKSTTYCNINYFRIIRESAEYNNNYIYFDELIEIINYLNNCSGNILLTTGSKDLDEFTKIMNYEDRIFVRILPMESSLKRCIDLGYKNKNIICMQGPFTEEMNSALINGLDIKYLVTKESSNTGGFNEKVQACINSRTKCLVIRKPHEEGMTLKEICNIFRELIK is encoded by the coding sequence ATGAAAAATCCACGTATTTGTATATTTGGTGGTACTACAGAAGGTAGGTTGTTTGCAAAGTATTTGTCACAAATAAATTTAAAAGCAGATTTGTTTATTACTACCAATTATGGACAACAATTTATTGAAAATATTAAAAATATCAGAATTTATCAAAGACGAATAGACGATAAAGAAATGATATATTTATTTTCAAATAATAAATACGACTATGTCGTGGATGCCACTCATCCTTTTGCAAGAATAGTTACAGAAAACTTAATTAAGTCTACAACATATTGTAACATTAATTATTTTAGGATTATTAGAGAATCTGCTGAATACAATAATAACTATATATATTTTGATGAATTAATTGAAATTATAAATTATTTAAATAATTGTTCAGGGAATATTTTATTAACTACAGGAAGTAAAGATCTTGATGAATTTACAAAAATAATGAATTATGAGGATAGAATTTTCGTTAGAATACTTCCAATGGAAAGTTCATTAAAAAGGTGTATTGATTTAGGTTACAAAAATAAAAATATAATATGCATGCAAGGACCTTTTACTGAAGAAATGAATAGTGCTTTGATTAATGGTTTAGATATAAAATATTTAGTAACTAAAGAAAGTTCTAATACTGGAGGATTTAATGAAAAAGTACAAGCATGTATAAATTCTAGAACAAAATGTCTAGTCATTAGAAAACCACATGAGGAAGGTATGACATTAAAAGAAATTTGTAATATTTTCAGGGAGCTAATAAAATGA
- the cobM gene encoding precorrin-4 C(11)-methyltransferase, with translation MLYFVGAGPGAVDLITIRGQKLLCKADVVIYAGSLVNPELLQYTKKNCKIYNSAHMTLEEVIDVVKIAEKENKMTVRLHTGDASIYGAIREQIDMLNKLKIEYEVVPGVSSFCGAAAALGAEYTLPSVSQSVIITRMEGRTPVPERESIRSFAVHKSTMVLFLSSNLTDKLSAELVAGGYEPETPVAVVYKATWPDEKIFKCTIETLPQTMKKNNINKTALILIGNFLGNDYNRSELYNPNFTHEYRKGKM, from the coding sequence ATGTTATATTTTGTAGGAGCAGGTCCTGGAGCAGTAGATTTAATTACTATAAGAGGACAAAAATTGTTATGCAAGGCAGATGTTGTAATATATGCAGGTTCATTAGTAAATCCTGAACTTTTACAATATACAAAAAAGAACTGTAAAATTTATAATAGTGCACATATGACTTTAGAAGAAGTTATAGATGTAGTTAAAATTGCAGAAAAAGAAAATAAGATGACTGTTAGATTGCATACAGGAGATGCAAGTATATACGGGGCAATTAGAGAGCAAATTGATATGTTAAATAAACTAAAAATTGAATATGAGGTTGTGCCAGGAGTAAGCTCTTTCTGTGGAGCTGCTGCTGCTTTAGGGGCAGAGTATACATTACCTAGTGTTAGTCAATCTGTAATTATAACACGTATGGAGGGAAGAACTCCTGTGCCTGAAAGGGAGAGTATACGTTCTTTTGCAGTCCATAAATCAACTATGGTTTTATTTCTAAGTTCTAATTTAACAGATAAATTATCTGCTGAATTAGTTGCAGGAGGATATGAGCCGGAAACTCCTGTTGCAGTAGTATATAAAGCGACATGGCCAGATGAAAAAATATTTAAGTGTACAATTGAAACCCTTCCACAAACTATGAAAAAAAACAATATAAATAAAACAGCTTTAATTCTAATTGGTAATTTTCTAGGTAATGATTACAATAGAAGCGAATTATACAACCCAAATTTTACTCATGAATATAGAAAAGGTAAAATGTGA
- the nrdG gene encoding anaerobic ribonucleoside-triphosphate reductase activating protein: MALYLSGCDLRCEGCHNKELWDINSGYAMKIDEVFEKIIGTFTNITFIGGEPMMQAEPLAVLAEKIKTNTCKDIWIYSGHTYEEILKNKKYFKLLKFCDVLVDGRYDEKFFQNNLRFRGSTNQRIIDIKKSLIENEIILYK; this comes from the coding sequence ATGGCTCTCTATTTAAGCGGGTGTGATTTAAGATGTGAAGGATGTCATAATAAAGAACTCTGGGACATTAATTCGGGATATGCCATGAAAATTGATGAAGTCTTTGAAAAAATTATAGGAACCTTTACCAACATTACATTTATAGGCGGCGAGCCAATGATGCAAGCGGAGCCTCTTGCTGTGCTTGCTGAAAAAATCAAAACCAATACCTGTAAGGATATATGGATATACAGCGGACACACCTATGAAGAGATACTAAAAAATAAAAAATATTTTAAGCTGCTGAAATTTTGCGATGTATTAGTTGACGGTAGATACGATGAGAAGTTTTTTCAAAACAATCTTAGGTTCAGAGGTTCTACTAATCAAAGAATTATAGATATAAAAAAATCGCTAATAGAAAATGAAATAATATTATATAAGTAA
- the nrdD gene encoding anaerobic ribonucleoside-triphosphate reductase gives MNLSFTTINIVKLALECRDMESLTDKKREFFKKLQKCIDVSAEQLYDRYVFQSTAIKKQFPMLMSGMWLESEKLKPDDKVETVLKNGSLFKRV, from the coding sequence ATGAATCTATCCTTCACAACTATTAATATAGTTAAGCTTGCATTGGAATGTAGGGATATGGAAAGCCTTACCGACAAGAAAAGAGAGTTTTTTAAAAAACTTCAAAAATGCATAGACGTGTCTGCAGAACAGCTTTATGACAGATATGTATTTCAGAGTACTGCAATAAAAAAGCAATTTCCTATGCTTATGTCGGGAATGTGGCTTGAAAGCGAAAAATTAAAACCTGATGACAAAGTTGAGACTGTATTGAAGAATGGCTCTCTATTTAAGCGGGTGTGA
- a CDS encoding ATP cone domain-containing protein, producing MNVIKRDGRLIEFDKNKISDAILKAMSHTAMGQDIGMAKQIAQEITDESILHNY from the coding sequence ATGAATGTTATAAAAAGAGATGGAAGATTGATAGAATTTGATAAAAACAAAATATCTGATGCCATACTTAAGGCAATGAGCCACACAGCTATGGGACAAGATATAGGAATGGCAAAGCAAATCGCACAAGAAATAACAGATGAATCTATCCTTCACAACTATTAA
- the cobJ gene encoding precorrin-3B C(17)-methyltransferase, protein MINVVGIGPGSQETMTYKAMETIEQSDVIVGYKTYINLIEDLLKEKEVISNGMKQEIDRVKKAIEISKTGKTVSVISSGDAGVYGMAGLILELSEDEEVRIVSGVTASTAAAAVLGAPLMHDFCHISLSDLLTPLDLIYKRVALAAEGDFVICIYNPRSKGRPDYLKNAFEIMSKYKSNSTPVGIVKNACRENQEVQICTMDTIDYETVDMLSIVIVGNSSTYIKNNKIITKRGYEAKY, encoded by the coding sequence ATGATAAACGTTGTGGGTATAGGCCCCGGAAGCCAGGAAACAATGACATATAAGGCAATGGAAACAATTGAACAATCAGATGTCATAGTTGGATATAAAACATATATAAATCTAATTGAAGATTTACTCAAAGAAAAGGAAGTTATTTCAAATGGTATGAAACAGGAAATAGATAGAGTTAAAAAGGCAATAGAAATTTCAAAGACAGGCAAGACAGTGTCGGTTATAAGCTCGGGAGATGCAGGGGTATATGGTATGGCTGGCTTGATTTTAGAATTGTCAGAGGATGAAGAAGTCAGGATTGTCAGTGGAGTAACAGCATCCACAGCAGCTGCTGCTGTATTGGGAGCACCTCTCATGCACGACTTTTGTCACATAAGCTTAAGTGATTTATTAACACCGCTTGATTTAATATATAAAAGAGTTGCTTTAGCAGCAGAGGGTGATTTTGTAATATGCATTTACAACCCTCGGAGCAAGGGACGACCGGATTATTTGAAAAATGCTTTTGAAATAATGAGCAAATATAAATCCAATTCAACTCCTGTAGGCATAGTAAAAAATGCATGTAGGGAAAATCAAGAGGTTCAAATTTGTACAATGGATACAATTGATTATGAAACGGTTGATATGCTAAGCATAGTAATAGTGGGCAACAGCTCAACATATATTAAAAATAATAAAATTATAACTAAAAGAGGTTATGAGGCAAAATATTAA
- the cbiD gene encoding cobalt-precorrin-5B (C(1))-methyltransferase CbiD produces the protein MKEFIIKNGKKLRCGYTTGTCATAAAVAAARMIFSGEIVNKVYVQLPNENKVLIEIIDPTFDCQGVSCCVKKDSGDDPDVTDGILIFAKIKLDETGKISIDGGEGVGRVTQKGLDCPVGSAAINSVPRKMIIDNLRQVCREYKYDGGISVIISAPDGKEVAKKTFNPHLGIKGGISIIGTTGIVEPMSEKALVESLKVEMRVIKEKGYNELLAFPGNYAQSFIDKSLGIRGENSLKFSNYLGEVLDYAIELNFNEILIVGHIGKMVKVAGGMMNTHSNNGDFRMEILSCYAALYGVGKEVIKEILSCITTEQVVEILIRENIENKVLSKIRERAEFYINKRVDNKLKIKLIIYSNNFGILD, from the coding sequence ATGAAAGAGTTTATTATTAAAAATGGCAAAAAGTTAAGATGTGGTTATACGACGGGAACATGTGCTACAGCAGCGGCAGTGGCAGCAGCTCGTATGATTTTTTCTGGAGAAATAGTAAATAAAGTTTATGTTCAACTGCCTAATGAAAATAAGGTTTTAATTGAAATAATAGATCCTACTTTTGATTGTCAAGGAGTAAGTTGCTGTGTAAAAAAAGACAGTGGTGATGATCCTGATGTAACAGATGGTATACTAATTTTTGCTAAAATTAAACTTGATGAAACTGGAAAAATTAGCATAGATGGAGGTGAGGGAGTAGGACGAGTTACCCAAAAAGGTCTTGATTGCCCTGTAGGTAGTGCTGCGATAAATTCTGTTCCTAGAAAGATGATAATTGATAATTTAAGACAAGTTTGTCGTGAATATAAATATGATGGAGGTATTAGCGTAATAATTTCAGCACCAGATGGAAAAGAAGTTGCCAAAAAAACATTCAATCCGCATTTAGGCATTAAAGGAGGAATTTCTATAATAGGTACAACAGGTATAGTTGAACCAATGAGTGAAAAGGCATTAGTTGAAAGTTTAAAGGTTGAAATGAGGGTTATAAAAGAAAAGGGCTACAATGAGCTTTTAGCATTTCCAGGTAATTATGCTCAGTCTTTTATAGATAAATCATTAGGAATTAGAGGAGAAAACAGCTTAAAATTTAGCAATTACTTAGGTGAAGTTTTAGACTATGCAATTGAACTAAATTTTAATGAAATTTTAATAGTTGGGCATATCGGAAAAATGGTTAAAGTTGCTGGGGGTATGATGAACACTCATTCTAATAATGGTGACTTTAGGATGGAGATATTAAGTTGTTATGCAGCTTTATACGGAGTAGGAAAGGAAGTAATTAAAGAAATTTTATCATGTATTACTACCGAACAAGTAGTTGAAATTTTAATAAGGGAAAATATTGAAAACAAAGTTTTAAGCAAAATAAGGGAAAGAGCAGAATTTTATATAAATAAAAGGGTTGATAATAAATTAAAAATAAAGTTAATAATTTATTCAAATAATTTTGGAATTTTAGATTAA
- a CDS encoding N-acetylmuramoyl-L-alanine amidase — translation MENTIKKINIIFAIALLIVIIITLCIDTTKSTETIDASEKEISNKIKILIDPGHGGVDQGASGNLKKPEAPINLEISQKLMKFLEASGFEVFMTRYEDKGLYTEKSTTIRAKKNEDLANRVKAINNSEADLAISIHLNSFTQKQYYGAHVFYQKKFDTTKVAADILQDNMIKILDNSNNRVAQIKKDIKIMDDTNIPTILIECGFLSNAEEEKKLISEEYQEKIAWAIYAGLIQYFNQL, via the coding sequence ATGGAAAATACTATTAAGAAAATTAATATAATATTTGCAATAGCATTATTAATTGTAATAATTATTACTCTTTGTATTGATACTACAAAGTCTACAGAAACTATAGATGCATCAGAAAAAGAAATATCAAATAAAATAAAAATTCTCATTGATCCTGGTCACGGAGGAGTTGACCAAGGAGCATCTGGTAATCTAAAAAAACCTGAAGCACCAATAAATTTAGAAATATCACAAAAATTAATGAAATTTTTAGAAGCAAGCGGCTTTGAGGTTTTTATGACACGTTATGAAGATAAAGGTTTATACACAGAAAAATCTACTACTATAAGAGCCAAAAAAAATGAAGACTTAGCTAACAGAGTAAAGGCAATTAATAACTCTGAAGCTGACTTAGCAATTTCTATACATCTTAATTCTTTTACTCAAAAGCAATATTATGGAGCACATGTATTTTATCAAAAAAAATTTGATACAACTAAAGTAGCTGCCGATATTTTACAGGATAATATGATAAAAATACTTGATAACAGTAATAATAGAGTTGCTCAAATTAAAAAAGATATAAAAATAATGGATGATACTAATATTCCAACAATACTAATTGAATGTGGATTTCTTTCAAACGCTGAAGAAGAAAAAAAGTTAATTTCAGAAGAATATCAAGAAAAAATTGCATGGGCTATTTACGCAGGACTAATTCAATACTTTAATCAATTGTAA
- a CDS encoding HD-GYP domain-containing protein: protein MNIKLQKKNLQLYTYVFILSLLAIVVLAFLIKSYQITDITLLIVFSILSAIAETFLIPLPVFGAISVSFALTFSSILLTDPLTAAIITVSGVFFRCPYVDGRGRVNILNSQIYKTIFNISQSIINAGIAGVIYVYTDKVFNFGFDFYNPIAGLLTLIVYLLLNSCFMAKLMSIILAESFANVWRNYLLGFINIALVSLLGIVIAFSYNSYSLGGILLFFIPLLLARYTFKLYLDMRKNYFDTINMLIRTIEANDPYTSGHSMRVSNYAESIARKLNLPQNKIDILKSAALLHDIGKIGIDKKILNKTGKLEDYEFEIIKKHSEIGATIISDLSYMANISDIIKHHHERNDGKGYPDGLSYNNIPLETSILTIADSFDAMTSDRPYRYALSLDDALEQIMSNSGTQFNPDITDNAIIALKETYLKLSQLNSG from the coding sequence ATGAATATTAAATTACAAAAAAAAAATCTTCAATTATATACATATGTTTTTATACTATCTCTTTTAGCTATTGTAGTTTTAGCATTTTTAATAAAGTCATATCAAATAACAGATATAACATTACTTATTGTATTTTCAATTCTTTCAGCTATTGCTGAAACTTTTCTAATACCTTTACCTGTATTTGGAGCAATATCCGTCAGCTTCGCATTAACATTCTCATCAATTTTATTAACCGATCCACTAACTGCAGCAATAATAACAGTTTCAGGCGTTTTCTTTAGATGTCCATATGTAGATGGTAGAGGTAGAGTTAACATATTAAATAGTCAAATTTATAAAACTATATTTAATATAAGTCAAAGCATAATAAATGCAGGAATAGCTGGTGTTATATATGTGTATACAGATAAAGTTTTTAATTTTGGTTTTGATTTCTATAACCCTATTGCCGGCTTATTAACTTTAATTGTATACTTATTACTTAATTCTTGTTTTATGGCAAAATTAATGTCTATAATACTAGCCGAAAGCTTTGCTAACGTATGGAGAAATTATCTATTAGGATTCATAAATATTGCATTAGTTAGTCTTTTAGGAATAGTAATTGCTTTTTCATATAATAGCTATAGTTTAGGAGGAATATTATTATTCTTCATTCCACTACTTCTTGCTAGATACACATTTAAATTATATTTAGATATGAGAAAAAATTATTTTGATACAATAAATATGCTTATCCGCACAATAGAAGCTAATGACCCTTATACAAGTGGTCATTCCATGCGTGTCAGTAATTATGCTGAAAGTATAGCTAGAAAGTTAAATTTACCTCAAAATAAGATAGATATCTTAAAAAGTGCTGCTTTACTTCATGATATAGGAAAGATTGGAATTGATAAAAAAATATTAAATAAAACTGGAAAATTAGAGGATTATGAATTTGAAATAATTAAAAAACATTCAGAAATAGGAGCTACAATAATATCTGATTTAAGTTACATGGCTAATATTTCTGATATTATAAAACATCATCATGAAAGAAATGATGGTAAAGGTTATCCAGACGGGCTTAGTTATAATAATATTCCACTGGAAACATCTATTTTAACAATTGCTGATTCCTTTGATGCTATGACATCAGACAGGCCTTACAGATATGCCTTATCTTTGGATGATGCCCTAGAACAAATAATGTCAAATTCTGGTACTCAATTTAATCCAGACATAACTGATAATGCTATAATTGCATTAAAAGAAACTTATTTAAAACTATCACAATTGAATAGTGGGTGA
- a CDS encoding DUF5317 domain-containing protein → MLIEMVIISIISLIILMIRKRKTVILSKIDIEIKGYKIIIIMAIIEITAQFLFKRFNNSNLLQILSLNWLIYLGILIIAIINIKKHYMKIFLIGTLLNFIAIITNNFKMPVLVSESLLNYKANILFLKSGQDLVHSLLTDATHFKILCDIITLPPPYPFVKAISIGDVFLLIGVFIFWQETFGNKERENA, encoded by the coding sequence ATGCTTATAGAAATGGTAATTATATCAATAATATCTTTAATTATATTAATGATACGAAAAAGAAAAACTGTAATTTTATCAAAAATAGATATAGAAATAAAGGGTTACAAAATAATTATAATAATGGCAATAATAGAAATTACTGCTCAATTTTTATTTAAAAGATTCAATAACAGTAATTTATTGCAGATATTATCTTTAAATTGGTTGATTTATCTCGGAATACTAATTATAGCTATTATAAATATTAAAAAACATTATATGAAAATATTTTTAATTGGAACACTATTAAACTTTATTGCTATAATTACAAATAATTTTAAAATGCCAGTTTTAGTTTCTGAAAGCCTTTTAAATTATAAAGCTAATATATTATTTTTAAAATCGGGGCAAGATTTGGTACATTCATTACTTACAGATGCTACACACTTTAAAATATTATGTGATATCATAACATTACCTCCACCCTATCCTTTCGTTAAAGCAATAAGTATTGGTGATGTTTTTCTTTTAATTGGTGTTTTTATCTTTTGGCAAGAAACTTTTGGTAACAAAGAAAGAGAGAATGCATAA
- a CDS encoding spore maturation protein, with product MNISDLILPVLIGVILVYGIIKDVDIYSEFIEGALEGAMSALKIFPYILAIIFAINLFIQSGAEEFIVKLLSPIFSKIGFPSELLSLVIIKPLSGGGSLGVVQTIIEKYGADSLIGRCASVMMGSSETLFYTIAVYFGAVGITQTRYTVKVGIIAHVASLLAAFIVSQYMF from the coding sequence ATGAATATATCTGATTTGATTTTACCTGTATTAATAGGTGTGATTTTAGTTTATGGAATAATAAAAGATGTAGACATTTATTCAGAATTTATTGAAGGAGCATTAGAAGGTGCAATGTCAGCTTTAAAAATATTTCCATATATATTAGCAATAATTTTTGCAATTAATTTATTTATACAATCAGGAGCTGAAGAATTTATAGTAAAATTATTAAGTCCCATTTTTTCAAAAATAGGATTTCCCTCAGAGTTATTATCTTTAGTAATTATAAAACCGTTGTCAGGTGGAGGATCATTAGGAGTTGTTCAAACAATAATCGAAAAATATGGAGCTGATTCTTTAATCGGTAGATGTGCTTCTGTTATGATGGGTTCTTCAGAAACGCTATTTTATACTATAGCAGTTTATTTTGGTGCTGTAGGTATAACTCAGACTCGTTATACTGTTAAAGTAGGAATTATTGCTCATGTAGCATCGTTACTAGCAGCTTTTATAGTTAGCCAATATATGTTTTAG
- a CDS encoding nucleoside recognition domain-containing protein has translation MRNIWFGLIGLGLIFSFLNNKPEVISNILFYDIQKSVDLILSLVSIMAFWTGMMRIVEKSGILNKIAYVIRPLIKFLFKDIQNNSLAVNAIIMTIAANFLGMGNSATALGIKAMQEIQKTNKNKKIATNSMCMLLIINISSIQLLPLSIIKIRAEAGAVNPTDIIMPTLLATTFSTIIAVVFAKYYERI, from the coding sequence TTGAGAAATATTTGGTTTGGGTTGATAGGACTTGGATTAATTTTTTCCTTTTTAAATAATAAACCTGAGGTAATTTCTAATATTTTATTTTATGACATACAAAAATCTGTAGATTTAATATTAAGCTTGGTTTCCATTATGGCTTTTTGGACTGGTATGATGCGTATAGTAGAAAAATCAGGAATACTAAATAAAATTGCTTATGTAATAAGGCCGTTAATTAAATTTTTATTTAAAGATATTCAAAATAATTCTCTAGCAGTTAATGCAATAATAATGACAATAGCAGCAAATTTTCTTGGAATGGGAAATTCTGCAACTGCTCTCGGTATTAAAGCAATGCAAGAAATTCAAAAGACAAATAAAAATAAAAAAATTGCAACTAATTCTATGTGCATGCTTTTAATTATAAATATATCATCCATACAGTTACTCCCTTTGAGTATTATAAAGATTAGGGCAGAAGCAGGGGCTGTAAATCCAACAGATATAATTATGCCTACATTATTAGCAACAACTTTTTCTACTATAATTGCTGTTGTTTTTGCTAAATACTATGAAAGGATTTAA